The DNA region aatttgcataattatgattaaggaactgacctcccagcccattgttccttcagtgggctggtttcagtcattatgcaaatgtactgtttataagatttggggaaacctgcagtcagctgagactgaagaagtcacttggatgagtgacgaaacgtttctcccacaaaacgctacgtccagatgaacagaatcaacttttggaggtcattcacgtagattattgattggcagcgctaactcgaaatttcgagttacttttctcaaaattttgagttaataagtcaaaattccgagttaataagtcaaaattttgagaaaataactcgaaatttcgagatattttctcgaaatttcgagttatggatccttttgttttctttagtggcggaaacgggcttccatagtTGTTTGGCTAGCTACACTCAGACGGGAAAATCCACCTGTTAGCCGTAATGTTTGGATTACATCTATGTCAGGTTTTGAGACTAGGGCTCAatggtgtaaattagcctttatatATGTAGCGTTTCATGTCCTTTTTAAATCTAGATGTAATTAATTTTCTGTAGGGACATAATGTGTGGGAAGCTGACATGAATGGCAGAGTTGGTTATGTAGCCTCTTACACTCAGGTCCAATTTTGTCTTTATGTAATCTGTAATGATTCCAATTATAGACAAGACTACAATGTGCTTACTTAATACACACAGTTACCAATGTCTCCATTGGTTTTATGTGGTTTCAGACACAGACATTGAAACGTTTCATCCGACATCCTTATTAATGCTATATACGTTTCAAGATGctaaaaagtaaaacataaaaaccatGCTAAGCATGCTAGATATGTTAGCTTTAGCGGCTTGTTAGGTCAAGGAAAATTTTAAGATAATCAAAGCActatctctttttttgtttagatAACAGTTTTATATATGCTAGTTTATTGTTATCTTCTTTAGATTGCTAACCTACAGAGGAAAAACTGTTTTCATAAGAACTGCATGCATCCAATTAATACGCGTGAAGAATGGCCATGCTAGAAGTGTGGAAgaattatttatatagtgcttttcatAAACACAAGTACAAGTAGCACACAAATCAAAAGATAACATGAAGCAGAAATAAAATCTGCTGCTCATATTTATCAGTAAACAGAAATGTCTTTAGCAGACTTACTTGAGTCTTATCTAAGGCGCTATTATTGTTATCTTTTCAATTACTGCTCATAATTTCTGCTTATGTAAGATTTGAGTAAATCCCTATTTATTGCATTACGCTTACTCTTTCTTTCTAAGAAAGACTTCTTGTTTCTCTGTCCTTTTGCCTTTGTCActgagacacaaaaacagactgTCATCACATTCAGATGTTACTTTAGCATCCAACTTCCATGAAAGATGTCTATGAAAGAGCCGTTGCTATTGCACAACTTTTCAGGGAACAGAAACAGTCAAAAGAAGCAAATGTTCCAGATGGCTTTGACCTTAAGTAGGCTGTCACTTCAGTGAGATATAAAATAAAACGTATTTtacatttggaaaaaaaaggaaaaattgtAATACTCAGTAAAGCTCTAGTTTAAAATCTGCTCGTGTGTCATCCCCGCTTAATTTCATTGCCTCTCTGAAGCAGGTGCTCAGAGTTTGAAGCTCGAGGATGGAGCCTCTCTGCGTTCAGGTGCCGTGGACCTCCCGTGGCAAGATGAGCTGTGCTGTGAGTCACCTTCAGCCCACCTTGGTGTGGAGGGAGGCAGCGCAAATTCACCCGAAGCAAACCTCTCCCAATCAAATCTCCCACACAGTCCCGGCTGCACCTTTAAGAGCTCGAGAATTGATTCACATCATCCCCGATCCTCTGGTGGTAAGAGTTTAGCGCCAACATGTTTCATAACACATATATTAGGCCTTAATACAAAGTGTCTGTCAGTGTTGTGTGTAGATACTCATCTGTGTGATCACGTTATTATGTCCAGGTCCAAACGGCTCTGCTCAAAAAGTAAATGagatcatttcatttctgtacgTTGACATACTGAAATCTAAATTATGGTTGTCAGGTTTTTGCAAAACCTCTAAAACCGCttgacaaaataaacaaaattgcAAAAGATGTATTTTTCAATTTTGTGTAGATGCAGAAATTAACATCTGATGAAAAACCATTGTGTACTTATGTTGCTCCCACTTTCCTGTCAGTGTGGCTGATGAGTCAGTGTTCATAAGGTTTATCTCACTAggatttcatgtgtttttattctttttttttttgcaaggagaaaaaaacagtcgGCACATAGGAGTCATAATTATAAAATCCCCTCTCTGTGTTGTATGGATCTGAAAGTACACGGGGAATGGTGAGGAGAATTTGTTTATTTGCACTGATCTATTAGGTGCTGTATTGCGTAAGTGCTTCCAGCTTTATGTGAATTTTAAAAGGTCTCCAGATGCTTTATGATGCCTAACAATCAGGAGTGATTCACATTCTGTAAAACACAGGAGCTAGACGAGATCAGGtaggtggtttgatccctggcacctgtcaaagtgtccttgggcaggATATACACTCCCAAAACGAACCCTTATTTACACtggtaaaaaaacagaaaaacaactgtGTATGATAAGAAGAGCGTGCTGTGTGAATGGATTAATGTAGCATGAAGTGCAAAGTAGGTGTTGAAAATTAAGAAGGTGCATTTtatttacagacacaaacagcaCGCACTCGTGCCGCTTTCATTCATGTTTTTCCACTGCTTTCAGCAGCCTGATAAAACCTGATTATGACCATTTGCCTATATATGTAAAGCGTGTACGTGCAGCAAATAGTAGATTTGAtgttctgttctgtttctgattgtgaCATGAAAGCTAACTGTATTTCAGAACTTTTACTTGAGCAAAGAGACCAAGGTTGTTCATGCAGCTAAGGATTTCAGTGTCAGAGAGGGTTTGTTCCTTTTTACCAGGCTGGAGGAGGCCTCTCACCAGACTGCCACTCAGTCTCAGGCTTCTTCTAAGAAAATTAAACCACGCTGTTTTCTTAGAAGCCTTCGTTCGGAGGTCTGCCAACAGTCTCCTAACATGcaaatgtaatttcttttcaGGCACCTGTTTGGACATCCTCTGCAGAATTGATGGAAACTGGCGAAATTTAATCTGTGATCTTCGGTCTCGTGGTCAGCTGTCCGACAGTCTTATGGCAGTCAGCTTGCGGCGGCAGTTGTGAGTGTGAAGCGGCTCTCATTAATGGCTTCATGTGCGTTTTGCCTGTTGagagtgtgtgaatgactgattGTGTGTGCCTATGTGTTTTACTCTGATTGGCGATGTCTCAACTGCTCACTGGGGGGTTAAGTGTTTATCTCACTGGCTCCAGGCTTGTACTGTGGTAGGCTAATGCGATTAGGTTAGTACTGACCTAACAAGCACTTGAGAATTTTACTCAGTGGTTTCCTCAAGTCTAAAATATTCgctgttttgacatttttttgaGCACTTAAAGTACTTTTTTCTCCAAGTCAACAAAGAGATAAGAAAATGTAACAAAAGATATAACACAACAGTGAATTGAATAGTCACTAAATGCACCACACCGAAACATGATAATCTAACATACCAAGAAATGCCAGAACTTTCTGACTGAACTGTTTTACCGTCTGTTTACAGATTTCAGCAAGATGGTGACTATCCCGCATCTGAAAATCCTGTTGTTTGTGAGGCGCAGGATTCCTTCATGTGCTCACTCACTCTTGACCCAACAACAAGCTTTGTCGCCATGGTAACTGCCAGCATCTCTGATGCCGTGGCTCCACCTGTTCTGCTTAGAGTTCCTGCCCGACCTGGTAAGAAAGGCATGATTCATAGTGGGGAGTCACACTAATTAAAGTAATAATTTCAGCTAATAAGTTTACCTTGTAAGACAGTGACATTCAGGTATTTGGTCATTTTTCTGGTGTTTTATATGTGTGACCACACTGTTTTAAGTGTATTACGGTTAGAGATCAAAAAACCAAGTTCCCAAacattctcctttttttttcccacacatGAAAGGTCCTAAGAATACATTTAGTCTATGCATGACGGTAATACTGAACCTTTCATTGGTTAATTCTCCATTGTGACGTTCAACAGTAACGTGATGGACAGATAAGGAGAAAGACCTTTCTATAGCTGCACCGTGACTGGAATACAGCTAAAAGCAACTAGCCCCCGgccttgtgtgtctgtgtgtgtgctgccgAGCTGTGAGATCTCCGCAGTAATAGACAAGCACTTTGCATGCTGAGTTTGTTCAACCAGACCGCTTAGATGAAACAGCACGGAGCAGAAAAGAAACAGTCGGGCCTTTGCTGTCTTTTCACTGCACTGCTGCAGTTTTATCCTTTTGGTTCATTTAATTGAACTTCAGTGATCTTGAAACCAAACTTGTATTATTCATGTCTTGTAAAAAATAGAGCCCCCTTAATGAGGTGTCGATTTTACATTTTCTCAACCAAAACTCTAGGTTTGAGGCTCTCCATTTGGCgtatatatatgtttaaaacGTGTTATATATTGTTTGCATCATGTAAATGGCTAAAGTGGCTGTTGcctttttgtattttctctgtattcttggaaaaagaaaacactttgtTGATTCAGTCTATTCAAACTCAACTGAGTTATAAGAAGCACCAGGAACTGGCACTCGAGGCAATTTCCTGTTACCTGCACTGTGTTATTAAGTAatggtgctgcagttgttgtCATATTAGGGAGGGCGTaactgtttcctgatcttgATTCATGTAAATGTGCAAATTAGGCTTTGTGATGAGGAGTAGAAGCACTTCATGTTCCTAATGGCGGAGTAGTGTGGGAGCAGAACGATTTGGCTGTTACTCATAATGTTTATTGATCTCTTCTCGCCCCTTGGGCATTTTTGTGGTTTTATGAGACTTAATTATCTCGGGTTGTTTGTGTCATAGTTGAACATGTGAAACGGGGCTTTGTTATCAGGCTTGCTCCACCTGTCTGATGTTTGTCTGGGTCCACGCCTCTGAAAAACCCACCTGAAACAAGCAGCTTTTTGTACAGTAGCGTACACAGTCCATGTGATTTATAGATTATTAGCAGCATGCTTTGATGACATTTTACTGTTAGACTAAAGTGTAAAGTGAACTTGCCTTTTATGCCTGGTTGAGAAAGTAAATTGCATTCagcttcatttatttaattttaataaatcagAATTGGAGCCATCGTTAGATTTGCATGGCTCTAGTGGAATAGTTTCAGAGTGACAGTAAATAACAAACAGTACCAATAGGAGACTGTAGGCCTTGTCTTTTTATGGGCCATGAGCTAAATCTGGTTGTCTGGTTGTAACCCCTGATGATGCactctgacagcactgcagAGTAGTTTTATGAATGCGGGTAATTTGTCAGATGTGCTGTATATTGATGGTGTTGTGAAGCTTACGTTGCTGTAATCTTTTTCTACAGAGAAACCTAGTCCTCCAGGCAACCTGTCACACACTCAGACCATCGAGGCAGAGCTGATCGTGCTCTGGGATGACCCGCCCGACTTTAACGCCGGTCCACTGAGATATGAAGTCCGATACTCCTCTGGCACCACTCACGCCTGGCAGGTAAATACTAACTATTTATACTTAGAAGACTATATAAGAGGTGGAGAATTTGCCGTCAATTAACaggatttcctgtttttttcttcataccTTTGCATGTAAAATGTCAGCTAATATTTGAAGCCTGGTTGTTCACCACAAGTCCCCCAGGTTAATCTACTGAGTGTTTTTGCTTGGATCAtatcggctttaaaaaaattcttgatTCATAGTGATTGTTATAAATCACATATGAATGAGGATGTAACGACTTTCCCTCTCTGCTTTGGGCACTCTGCCAAGCTAAGATTTCACAATCTGCTTGAGTAACATCTGTGTACTCTtaggcatgtttttttttcctgcttcatTTCACAATTAAAATTAATTCTCCATCAAATGCATCATGCTTCATAACGATAAGAATCAGATGCTGCATGCAGAAACAGTCCAGTTCCAGTTGCAGTTCCAGTTAAAAGGACTCTAAACAAAAGCAGCAGCCATGCTGTGACGATAGATTTGACTTAGTCATCACTCCAAGTGGACCACACCCAGCAGGCTGTAGGTACATGTGTGCATGTTCTTCAGTATTCCTTATCTGTCTCCAGGTGGTGTCTGCGCCTGGAGAGCCCAGAGTGTCtttggatctgaagcccaaacTAAACTACAGCGTTCAGGTCCGCTGCTCCGGCCCGGAAGAGCCTCCACTGTGGAGTGAATGGAGTGAACCTCACCACATCTTCCTGGATAGTAAGAGCTGCTTCCTCACAGCAGATCCTTAGGAGATTATTCATGGGGCCAGCTTCTTATCTCTCTAGAATTGTTTGAAAATCATATATAGCTACTGTATTCATCAGGTGATCCTGTACTCCATTTCATATAAGAACATATAAGAAGGAAGTGTAAGATTTATCAGAAAGTAAAGGATAATATAAGTataaaattatctttttttgcAGTGAGCCTAACATTTTAAACCTGTCCTGGTGGCTGTGGGTCAACTCACATTTCTCTGAGAGGCTCATGCAGATAGAGTCAAGCACTGAGCGCAGTTACTTCCAATCCAAGCTCATTAGACTGAGTCACTGAAAAACTCATATGAGTATTTCATCAGAGGTCATTCTCCAGGTTAATGATCAGTTACAAAGAAATGTGACATTAAGAGCTCATAAAAGGGATTATTTACTGTAAGGTCTTTTTATTTGATCACCtgtaacaaaaacaagaaaatgcaaatattttataaatctgtcaaaaactgaaaattatgttttaatttattaggcaaataaaaactgaacataTCAGATATCctaatcaaataataataatagtggaCTTTACAGTTTTTGGACAgcaacaataattatattttaacataaaaaatattgatttaGGTAAATACCAGTGCTGTTAACATGGGATCGCTTTGGCAAAAACACTGAGTGTTGGTCTAATAAATCTGTCAAGCAATGTCTGTATTAGTgcattcaaaacattttttttaagttattcaacccaaatcacaacaacagttgcatcAAGGTGCTCTATATTGtaggtaaagactctacagtAATATGAATTATGAAACTGAAAGTTGAAAAACAAGAGCAAGAACTGAGACATAACAATTGTTTGCATGAGCTAAAATCAGAAACCATGTTCATGTCAGCTGATCAGTGAGTCATACTAAGCTTGGGCTAATTGATTCCAAAAGCTTTACACTGCACAAGTGACAGGGTCTTGTTGTATTGTCACAGCAGACATATTTGTGATGTTTTTCCTAGATAATAGATACTGTTACCCAAAGACTGCCCATGCACTGTGTGTCAGTGGTACAGTAGTGTGTGTCATGGGGTTAAAAGTTTGTGAGACTCAGCAGCTCTGAGTAATCCCGCTAAAACGAGCCATACAGTTGTCCTTGTAAAACAGCAGTAATTGAGATGAGGTGAGGTGTCTCGCCTTGAAGGGTGACTCAGAAACTTCTGGCTAAAACGATGCCAGAACAGAAGAACACGCCGCAGACGTCCTGCTGAAGCATTCACAAAAGTTAAACTTTGAGTGAGTCAGTGCTCCTCACAGAAGTTTCAGGTGGCTGTGTGACAGGAGTCTGATAACTCCCCTCTCGCTCTTTTAATGGCAAACTTTGACAAAGTTTTCATAATACCATagaaaggtttgttttttttcttttgtaaaggTCTACTTGGCAACTGTGGGTGAATGAGAATGAGTCatgtgtttgatttgtttgtgggtctttgtttttgtcatctTAGTGACATCCATTtggctttgtgtcttttgtaaAAGGCTTTTCAAAgtataaaaagttaaaaatgagatttcttttttgaggcagtaaacataacataaaatgacgttgtttttttttccctgcgtGCAGCGGTGAGCTACATCCCCAAGAAAGTGGTGGCTAGACCCGGGGAGAATGTAACAGTATACTGTGTATTCAACGACCACAGAATGAATGCCAGCATGGCCATGTGGATGCTCAACTTCCACCAGTGGCTTCCACCCACCCTGTACCACCCAGTCAACCAGTGGGTAAGAAGTACAAAAAAACCTCTCCCTGCAGAGGTTTTTGTGATGCTCGGAACATTTCTGTGGGCCTATTTTTAAAGAAGTACAGCCTTCAGTACAGTAAATATTTTTGTTGACCCAAACCAGGTCAGCAAGATCACAGTGCGTCCTTCAGAGAATCAAATGTATGACCTCCTGAGGTGTACCGAAGAGTGGAGCATCCCTTACAGCCAGATCTATGTGGAAGGTGAGCTTTGTTGGACCAGTAAAAACAAGTCTAAGTGTTATCCAATGTATTCCTCTTCCCTATTTTTATAGCGAAAGTCAGTTTCTGATGTTTTAAAGTTGCTTGAAATCCATGTCCCTTCAGTGTTCATTTGACAAAGACAGGAAGTAGAGCGGCGACATGTGAAAGCACAACAGCGTGAACCAGAATAACCTCAGTGTGCAGGGGCTAGCTCAGGTGATGTGTTTGTGACTGTCAcccaaattaaatttctttttctttgtgtgtttcaggagCTGACATTGATATAAAGTGTGTAACCAATGGGGACATTGACGCCATGGACTGCAGTTGGACTCACAAACAGCCGGATAAGCTCAGATTTCAATCCAAGTAAAGCACCTTTTCCAATCCAGTTGATATTTCCGGAGTGTTTATGTTTCTTAAAAGATGCTGCATTGTTCATAAAACTTTTGTGTGATGAAAAGCTGGAAgttactacacacacacacacacacacacacacacacacacacacacacacacacacacacacacacacacacacacacacacacacacacacagtgtaccAGGACACCACGTTCACTGAACACACCCTCGACCTGTGGGTTTAGCACTAGAGATTGTGAAGCAATATCAGGAAGTTTATTTCAACAGTGCACTGTAAGTGTGTGTCGTTAGTATTATACAATACAATAGACTACAATAGTAAGTCTCTTCTCTTTAAAACCAGCGAGGCCTGACACGATTCTGCAAGCTTGTTCTAACTGACTGATGTACTGCAGATCTAAGTTGTATTAAAGATGACGAGAACATCTTATTTCATATTTCAGATCAGATTGTTTTGCTCAGACTTCAGATCAACTATTCTAGTTGGCACCAGTTCTTTAGTCTTGGTAAAGTtgtgtttaatattttaatcttttttttccttgaagTAACAAATCTATGACATCACAGGACCATTACTGGTCCTGGAGCGACATTCGTTATGATGTGCAAGAACAGTACAAGCACAGGCAAATCAGCTCATgtggagacaaaaaaagaacacgacttcatctgtttctttttgtttttaatgtcaggTGGGCTGACCTGCCGTGTGACGAGatggaggagagggagagagcggGTGAGAATCTGGGGGAGATGGGTCCTGCCTGCATGGAGGGCAGGTGGAAAAAGTGCACCATCCACCCTCTGAGGATGAACTGCTATAAACTCTGGCTGGAGTTGCCATCGCAACTGGGTCCCATCAGGTCCAAACCGGTCTACCTGTCACCTGTAGATCACGGTGAGAAAGAAGGATTAAAGAGTTCCAGGCTTATtagatgttcttcagcagcacCGTTACTCCAGGTTTACCACAAAGAAACCGAACTTCTGTCTTTCCTGCAGTGAAGCCTCACGCACCCGCTAATGTGAAGGCAGTGAGCCACAGCAGTGGGGTCCTGGAGGTGACTTGGCAGGCTCCGCCTTTGCCAGCCGATGGTCTCCAGTGTCAGTTTCAGTACTACTCGCCATCCACCGTGAGCCCCCAGCCAAAGTGGAAGGTGAGCTTATCGCACAGTTTAGCAACCACACGCTGTGACTGAATGCTTGGTGTGGTGGGTTCACAAATCAATTATTCAAAAAAGCCTCTAAAGTTTGGAATGAATGATATTTCTATAATGATATGATACTGGATGATTGTCAGAACTTTCGACTCTACTACTGTTAGCTTCCTGTGAAACACCCAGAATAAAATATGCCAAAtgaaatatttctttaaatgaTACAGGATGCTCTGACATAACCTCAGCTTGTGTGTCTCTTATGAGATCAAACTGCAGTCCTCTGATTGAAAAATTCTCCTGGAAATTGGACAAACGCTCTCATTTGTGTTCTCATCTCAAAATTTGCTCAAAATaccaaaaatataaagaaaccattttctgtcttttcataAAATAAGGAGGCTAGACAGAGTGAGCAGATGTGTACTGCGCAGAGCGAACATTTTCCATTAGGAATGCGTGTTGTTTCTTTAATGAGCTCCAAAAATGTTTGCAGCTTCAGGATCCTGTGCGGGTTCCGTGGGCAGAGGTCGCCGTGCCAGATATGTGCCGCGTATACGTGGTTCAAGTGCGCTGCAAGCACACCAATGGCACCGGCTACTGGAGCGACTGGAGCGAGTCTGTCTACTCCGCTCCGCAAAACAGCAGAGGTAAAACATGTTATCAAAACAGCGGTGGCAGCCTTGACTTCTGATACGAATGTTCGTTTCCAGTCGCGTCTGACCATGTGATTTCTACTCTAATGGACATGGCGCACACAAATGCCATCTCCTAGCAGAGAAATACAAAAGTAAAGGCTGCGAGTGGATGTAATGTTTGCTAATTGATCTCCTCAGCTCCTGAACGTGGCCCTGATTTCTGGAGAATCCGTCAAGATGATCCACACGGAAACCAGTCTAACATCACGCTGCTGTTTGAGGTACATACATTACAGTATTCAGCTTTTTTATTAACAGTTAGGTGCAGTGATATTCTTCTTGTCTGCAAGTCcctctaaaaacacaaaaagacgCTAAACAAGTATTTTCTCTGTGGCTAAACCTGATACTTTTTATTCCTCTGTGGGGTGAAGCTTACTATTTGATCAAATGCTATAAGAAAACACTTCAATAAACCACACTATTCCCTATTAGGTTATTTATTAAGACTATATTTAAATTGCGAGAACttgaatatctcatcatctacagtacataatatcatcaaaagattcAGAGTATcgggagaaatctctgtgcctGATTGACAAGGGTGATAATCACTTATTGGATGCCTCTGGTCTTTGGGTATCCAGTATCCAATAATGAGGAAGAAGCCATATGAACATGACCCAGAAATGTTGCTGTCTGCATTGAGGCAAAGTGGAAACTGTTCTGCGGTCAGACAAAAGTCAAATTTAATATATATTGACGTGAACAAATATAATACAATCTGGCGCTTGAAGTTACTTTTTCTGTTAGGGAGGATTTGTTTGCTGTTGAGGTCgatgttaaaataagttctttaaaaagccaaaaatgatttcatatgaaggcaatatgagcagagagtacaaacGTGCTGAGGGATTGGCtctgttagttcagtgagagagtcAAAAACGAATGTGaacacttatgtctgcatttttattttgttaaatacgaaCAAAATgatagcagaagtgctgccacgtgtACAAAGAGAGGACCAATGCGTTTATTTGGTTATTTAATAAAAGGCTTCAGTTCAAATCTGCGTTCGCCTTTGCAGTTTTGTCGtgttatacaatatttgaaatgaaaaaacaacaacaaacaaaccactacattttcagaaatatttgtgggtgttttcttgttgggtttttttgtactgcttgaacactaaagtggccctcacATGacatgacagtgccagcagaggcccacagctcatttaaattTGAGACCCCTGCTATAGACTGTCGAGCAGCTAGAATCCTCTATCAGACAGGAACTGGGACATTCCTCTCCCAAAGTCAAGCAGCTGGTCTCCTAGAAGTTCCCAGATATTTACAGAGTGTTGGTAAAATAACTACACAGTGTTAACCATGATTTGTATGATGCAAAGCTATTCAAGGCCACTATTTAGAATTTTCTTATAAATAAAGTTCAGTAGGAACTACTAAGCTTTGGCCATATTGACCCTTGTTTACAATGCAGTtcattgacttgacatttattgcTTAAATGTTCTCAATTTGTTTTGTAGAATTTCCCACCTTCTGGGAATTCCTATTGCGTGGATGGATTTATAGTCCAGTGTCGATCCTCAAGCGGATCTGTGCTGAGGGAGAAGATCGAGCTGATGTCCTCCTACAGCTTCGAGTGGAACCAGGAGCTCCAGACTGTGACTGTGGAAACCTACAATAGTTTGGGGACCTCCACAGACAACATAAACATGACACTGGAGAGACAGCCTAAAGGTGAGTGAGTGGGAATATAACAGGAAGTGTGACCAGTCACACACTCAGTGAATTTATTCTATCAGGCAATGTTCTTGTCACTCTAGCCTGGGGCTGTtcttaatcaatcaatcaataatatCCCTCATCATCCTTATTATATTAGTATTCCAAAAGAAGCTCAGTGTGATCATGCTGGAGGCTGTCAAGTTTtagataaagaataaaataaaccatATAAGCCATATATTGATATAATATCTTTAAATCAATCCAGGATTTCATCAAGAGACAGGCAGTT from Pelmatolapia mariae isolate MD_Pm_ZW linkage group LG17, Pm_UMD_F_2, whole genome shotgun sequence includes:
- the lepr gene encoding leptin receptor isoform X1 — its product is MTATMVQSVMLAGLVYVFLVSYAGAQSLKLEDGASLRSGAVDLPWQDELCCESPSAHLGVEGGSANSPEANLSQSNLPHSPGCTFKSSRIDSHHPRSSGGTCLDILCRIDGNWRNLICDLRSRGQLSDSLMAVSLRRQLFQQDGDYPASENPVVCEAQDSFMCSLTLDPTTSFVAMVTASISDAVAPPVLLRVPARPEKPSPPGNLSHTQTIEAELIVLWDDPPDFNAGPLRYEVRYSSGTTHAWQVVSAPGEPRVSLDLKPKLNYSVQVRCSGPEEPPLWSEWSEPHHIFLDTVSYIPKKVVARPGENVTVYCVFNDHRMNASMAMWMLNFHQWLPPTLYHPVNQWVSKITVRPSENQMYDLLRCTEEWSIPYSQIYVEGADIDIKCVTNGDIDAMDCSWTHKQPDKLRFQSKWADLPCDEMEERERAGENLGEMGPACMEGRWKKCTIHPLRMNCYKLWLELPSQLGPIRSKPVYLSPVDHVKPHAPANVKAVSHSSGVLEVTWQAPPLPADGLQCQFQYYSPSTVSPQPKWKLQDPVRVPWAEVAVPDMCRVYVVQVRCKHTNGTGYWSDWSESVYSAPQNSRAPERGPDFWRIRQDDPHGNQSNITLLFENFPPSGNSYCVDGFIVQCRSSSGSVLREKIELMSSYSFEWNQELQTVTVETYNSLGTSTDNINMTLERQPKGRCVRSFHVLLINSTCVSLSWSLLENSSVPLFMVVEWLPHKQQDSGPRAETWARLRYTEYPVYLRGDFFASEEYGFFLYPVFAEGEGEPIYTLATRGDPEAYMMLMIISFLFIILFVTLVLSQNQMKKFVWKDVPNPRKCSWAKGIDFKKVDTFDYLFRPQEGLPVWPLLMPSENISQVIIVDKVLTTALIQNPLPDPADALADSHSPEFDLNVDQFMENETLPIGGPSSAVDLDTLTRADDLQPADPSVDQHPGSTDNSGQSSVTYTAVLVSNPSQDQQPPIHLPYKDGSGNSSSDEGNFSANNSDISGSFPGGLWELESCRGLEMDDPRRSCSYNSVEELSQTSDQEDEHDVRREKDLYYLGMDYPAEDEESEKEDGQSEDEEAKVELLKSTPLNRGHRSVELHPLLGQDNPSEPGILPSPSTCGFAMPYLPQFRTATCTPQHTQLEPSCD
- the lepr gene encoding leptin receptor isoform X2 translates to MTATMVQSVMLAGLVYVFLVSYGAQSLKLEDGASLRSGAVDLPWQDELCCESPSAHLGVEGGSANSPEANLSQSNLPHSPGCTFKSSRIDSHHPRSSGGTCLDILCRIDGNWRNLICDLRSRGQLSDSLMAVSLRRQLFQQDGDYPASENPVVCEAQDSFMCSLTLDPTTSFVAMVTASISDAVAPPVLLRVPARPEKPSPPGNLSHTQTIEAELIVLWDDPPDFNAGPLRYEVRYSSGTTHAWQVVSAPGEPRVSLDLKPKLNYSVQVRCSGPEEPPLWSEWSEPHHIFLDTVSYIPKKVVARPGENVTVYCVFNDHRMNASMAMWMLNFHQWLPPTLYHPVNQWVSKITVRPSENQMYDLLRCTEEWSIPYSQIYVEGADIDIKCVTNGDIDAMDCSWTHKQPDKLRFQSKWADLPCDEMEERERAGENLGEMGPACMEGRWKKCTIHPLRMNCYKLWLELPSQLGPIRSKPVYLSPVDHVKPHAPANVKAVSHSSGVLEVTWQAPPLPADGLQCQFQYYSPSTVSPQPKWKLQDPVRVPWAEVAVPDMCRVYVVQVRCKHTNGTGYWSDWSESVYSAPQNSRAPERGPDFWRIRQDDPHGNQSNITLLFENFPPSGNSYCVDGFIVQCRSSSGSVLREKIELMSSYSFEWNQELQTVTVETYNSLGTSTDNINMTLERQPKGRCVRSFHVLLINSTCVSLSWSLLENSSVPLFMVVEWLPHKQQDSGPRAETWARLRYTEYPVYLRGDFFASEEYGFFLYPVFAEGEGEPIYTLATRGDPEAYMMLMIISFLFIILFVTLVLSQNQMKKFVWKDVPNPRKCSWAKGIDFKKVDTFDYLFRPQEGLPVWPLLMPSENISQVIIVDKVLTTALIQNPLPDPADALADSHSPEFDLNVDQFMENETLPIGGPSSAVDLDTLTRADDLQPADPSVDQHPGSTDNSGQSSVTYTAVLVSNPSQDQQPPIHLPYKDGSGNSSSDEGNFSANNSDISGSFPGGLWELESCRGLEMDDPRRSCSYNSVEELSQTSDQEDEHDVRREKDLYYLGMDYPAEDEESEKEDGQSEDEEAKVELLKSTPLNRGHRSVELHPLLGQDNPSEPGILPSPSTCGFAMPYLPQFRTATCTPQHTQLEPSCD